The Terriglobales bacterium genome has a window encoding:
- a CDS encoding carbon monoxide dehydrogenase subunit G, which yields VWRVLMDPGALQRSIPGCQKLEAISPNAYRATIKAGVGPIKGTFSGDMTIADIVPEKSYTLTSHTKAPMGFVEGKGKVVLEDAGGETVVRYSGEVKIGGMLASVGERLIDAAARKNISEVFANLARECAPRA from the coding sequence CGTCTGGCGCGTGCTCATGGACCCGGGCGCGCTGCAGCGCTCCATCCCCGGCTGCCAGAAGCTGGAGGCCATCAGCCCCAACGCCTACCGCGCCACCATCAAGGCGGGCGTGGGTCCCATCAAGGGAACCTTCAGCGGTGACATGACCATCGCCGACATCGTCCCAGAGAAGTCCTACACCCTGACCTCGCACACCAAGGCGCCCATGGGCTTCGTGGAAGGGAAGGGAAAGGTCGTGCTGGAAGACGCGGGCGGGGAGACCGTGGTGCGTTATTCGGGCGAGGTGAAGATCGGGGGCATGCTGGCCTCGGTGGGCGAGCGCCTGATCGACGCCGCCGCCCGCAAGAACATCAGCGAGGTCTTCGCCAACCTGGCGCGCGAGTGCGCCCCGCGCGCCTAA
- the bfr gene encoding bacterioferritin, translated as MKGDRKVLAVLQEVLKAELTAINQYFLHAEMCENWGYHRLAAHTRKESIEEMGHAEKLLERMLLLDGSPNMSDYFKINIGQNVEQQFKNDLQVEYEAVKRLNAGIAACVAAGDNGSRELLEKILVDEEEHIDYLEAQIHAISEMGIENYLAQQMHEGKE; from the coding sequence GTGAAAGGCGATCGCAAGGTCCTGGCCGTCCTGCAAGAGGTGCTCAAGGCGGAACTCACCGCCATCAACCAGTACTTCCTGCACGCCGAGATGTGCGAGAACTGGGGCTACCACCGCCTGGCCGCGCACACCCGCAAGGAGTCCATCGAGGAGATGGGCCACGCCGAGAAGCTGCTGGAGCGCATGCTGCTGCTCGACGGCTCGCCCAACATGAGCGACTACTTCAAGATCAACATCGGGCAGAACGTGGAGCAGCAGTTCAAGAACGACCTGCAGGTGGAGTACGAAGCGGTGAAGCGGCTGAACGCCGGCATCGCCGCGTGCGTCGCGGCCGGCGACAACGGCTCCCGCGAGCTGCTGGAGAAGATCCTGGTCGACGAGGAAGAGCACATCGACTACCTGGAGGCCCAGATCCACGCCATCTCGGAGATGGGCATCGAGAACTACCTCGCCCAGCAGATGCACGAAGGCAAAGAGTAG